One window of Acidobacteriota bacterium genomic DNA carries:
- a CDS encoding C-terminal binding protein, whose amino-acid sequence MKPLTVVYVEADGVPVPSWVKQDLQQAGVDLRIHPCTCGEELLGAAADADVVWLYGNPVITAERLQKLSRCGAILRTGSGFDNVPVEAATRQGVIVAHTPTAVFDEVADHAIGLLFAVIRQIVPHDRALRAGRWERREHIHRWHLRGNTLGLIGFGRIARSVARKMQGFKLRMLACDPLLEPEVIRAEGVRPVEMESLLSQSDFVSLHTPLSSGTRHLIGEAQLRSMKSESVLINTCRGPVVDEQALIRALQHGWIAAAGLDVFEPEPLAPTSPLLEMENVVLTPHVAGCSDVSKDSFWRLSVETLIRLGEGRWPDACANPGVTPKWSLRR is encoded by the coding sequence GTGAAACCCCTAACCGTTGTCTACGTGGAGGCGGACGGAGTTCCGGTGCCTTCCTGGGTCAAACAGGACCTGCAGCAGGCGGGGGTGGACTTGCGGATTCACCCCTGTACATGCGGAGAGGAGCTGTTGGGAGCGGCGGCCGATGCCGATGTGGTCTGGCTCTACGGGAATCCGGTCATCACTGCCGAACGCCTGCAAAAGCTGTCGCGCTGTGGAGCCATCCTGAGGACAGGAAGCGGTTTCGACAACGTTCCGGTGGAGGCGGCCACCCGTCAGGGCGTCATCGTGGCCCACACCCCCACCGCCGTCTTCGACGAAGTGGCCGACCATGCCATCGGTCTGCTGTTTGCCGTGATCCGCCAGATCGTGCCCCACGATCGCGCCCTGAGAGCGGGGCGCTGGGAACGCCGCGAGCACATTCATCGCTGGCATCTGCGGGGAAACACCCTGGGCCTGATCGGCTTCGGCCGCATCGCCCGCAGCGTGGCTCGCAAGATGCAGGGTTTCAAGCTGCGGATGCTGGCCTGCGATCCCTTGCTCGAACCGGAGGTGATCAGGGCCGAGGGCGTCCGTCCGGTCGAGATGGAGAGCCTGCTCTCCCAATCCGATTTCGTCTCCCTACACACACCCCTGAGTTCGGGAACCCGGCACCTGATCGGTGAAGCACAGTTGCGGTCGATGAAGTCGGAGTCCGTGCTCATCAACACCTGCCGGGGACCGGTCGTCGACGAGCAGGCCCTGATCCGGGCTTTGCAGCACGGTTGGATCGCGGCGGCAGGCCTGGACGTCTTCGAACCGGAACCCCTGGCTCCCACCAGTCCTCTGCTGGAAATGGAGAACGTGGTCCTTACCCCTCACGTGGCCGGCTGTTCCGACGTCAGCAAGGACTCCTTCTGGCGCCTGTCGGTGGAGACCCTGATTCGACTGGGGGAGGGGCGTTGGCCCGATGCCTGCGCCAATCCCGGCGTCACACCCAAGTGGAGTCTGCGGCGGTAA
- a CDS encoding VCBS repeat-containing protein, with product MKSPKPFRLHSRLGSAWWMLAGVLVAVPWSLHSSEPPSALVWREHTFEDFADGRLGDGGANTYVSARGRVQLVNSWDLNQDGYLDLVFSNTHPHREAMDAAIYWGNGKDFDGSRRSFVPNDGAQNAAAADLDGDGQMDLVLANYTNGTWDGMDSYVYYGGIQELEARKDESQWGFHPFARKVTLPSRAAQHAAVEDLNKDGFPDIVFAFSAGFWEYRAATGGYESPSRIYWGSANGYSGDHQTDLPALGASSVVIGDLNRDNWPDIVLANQGRDGNPDVDSYVYWGGAKGFDAARRTSLPTHQANWVTLGDVNNDGRPDIVFANGTGPVSFAYLNGAKGFKPDRRLELATSNAKACAVADLNRDGRNDVFFTNHHTSNNRLTHSYLYWGGEKGFSDGSRQEFETVGAWGVSVADLNHDQFPEIIVSNYKEHFSFDVPSVILWNSEGTFSDVRRTSLFTQGAVGNLVSDFNKDGHPDLLFMNTVSRSRGGVVPTYIYWGNREGRYTPEDRLSLPSVDPYEWAAADLNDDGWVDFLVSNFGETVRWRQESYIYWGSSEGFSVDSRSALMGVGSAGASIADLDQDGHLDVILSNSPRPEDGVKGAFIYWGNPEGFVVTQRSEVPGGGTSTVADLNLDGRPDLVFGGGEGVGIFWNDGSREFSESRKTLIPDSKGMHGSEVADVNRDSYLDVILTRGGSLGKRQTTGFVYWGNPSGEYKSEDRLEFATEGLITLTVGDVNQDGWLDFICPSYNTGSSRATMTKIYLGGPDGISSDRMFELPSNAGTGSMVADFNRDGYADILIICHRSEGDPNRIGSFGDHLTDSYLYWGSPEGFRADHRLEIPVRGPHFDSVVDLGNIYDRRHEFTYISSAFNYGDRKPADLAWRGQTPHGSSLRFQIRTAADEQDLEKARWEGPAGPGSHFEHSSALADRPEGHGWIQYRAFLNTPHGAVSPILEEVALTFR from the coding sequence ATGAAATCACCAAAGCCATTCCGTTTACACAGCCGACTCGGCTCCGCCTGGTGGATGCTGGCAGGAGTTCTGGTTGCAGTTCCCTGGTCGCTTCACTCCTCGGAGCCACCTTCGGCGCTGGTTTGGCGTGAACACACCTTTGAGGATTTCGCCGACGGCCGACTGGGCGACGGCGGGGCCAACACCTACGTCTCGGCTCGAGGCCGGGTCCAACTGGTGAACAGTTGGGATCTGAACCAGGACGGCTACCTGGACCTGGTGTTTTCCAATACCCATCCCCACCGGGAGGCGATGGATGCGGCCATCTACTGGGGCAACGGCAAGGACTTCGACGGTTCGCGCCGCTCCTTCGTCCCCAACGACGGCGCCCAAAATGCCGCTGCCGCCGACCTGGACGGGGACGGTCAGATGGACCTGGTCCTGGCCAACTACACCAACGGGACCTGGGACGGCATGGATTCATATGTCTATTACGGCGGCATCCAGGAGCTCGAGGCGCGCAAGGACGAATCTCAATGGGGCTTTCATCCCTTCGCCCGCAAGGTGACGCTGCCCAGCCGGGCCGCCCAGCACGCGGCCGTGGAGGATCTCAACAAGGACGGCTTCCCCGACATCGTTTTCGCTTTCTCGGCCGGTTTCTGGGAATATCGGGCCGCCACCGGAGGGTATGAGTCTCCCTCCAGAATCTACTGGGGCTCGGCCAACGGCTACAGCGGTGATCACCAGACCGACCTTCCGGCCCTGGGCGCCTCCTCGGTCGTTATCGGGGACTTGAACCGGGACAATTGGCCCGACATCGTGCTGGCCAACCAGGGACGGGACGGCAATCCCGACGTGGACTCCTACGTCTACTGGGGCGGGGCCAAGGGGTTCGACGCCGCTCGCCGGACCAGCCTGCCCACCCACCAGGCCAACTGGGTGACTCTGGGGGACGTGAACAACGACGGGCGCCCGGACATCGTCTTCGCCAACGGCACGGGTCCCGTCTCCTTTGCCTACCTCAATGGCGCCAAGGGATTCAAGCCCGACCGGCGGCTGGAGCTGGCCACAAGCAACGCCAAAGCCTGCGCCGTGGCCGATCTGAACCGGGACGGCCGCAACGACGTCTTCTTTACCAACCACCACACCAGCAACAACCGTCTGACCCATTCCTACCTCTATTGGGGAGGGGAGAAGGGTTTCAGCGACGGGAGCCGGCAGGAATTCGAGACGGTGGGAGCCTGGGGAGTATCGGTGGCCGACCTGAACCACGACCAATTTCCCGAGATCATCGTCTCCAACTACAAGGAGCACTTTTCCTTCGACGTGCCCTCAGTCATTCTCTGGAACTCGGAGGGCACCTTTTCCGATGTTCGCCGCACCTCCCTCTTCACTCAGGGCGCGGTCGGCAACCTGGTCTCGGACTTCAACAAGGACGGCCATCCCGACCTGCTGTTCATGAACACCGTGTCCCGCTCCCGGGGGGGCGTGGTCCCCACCTACATCTACTGGGGCAACCGAGAGGGCCGGTATACGCCCGAAGACCGCCTTTCACTCCCCTCGGTCGACCCCTACGAGTGGGCCGCCGCCGACCTGAACGACGACGGCTGGGTCGACTTCCTGGTCTCCAACTTCGGGGAAACCGTCCGCTGGCGCCAGGAAAGCTATATCTACTGGGGGAGTTCCGAGGGCTTTTCGGTCGATAGCCGCTCGGCCCTCATGGGCGTGGGCAGCGCCGGGGCCTCCATCGCGGACCTGGACCAGGACGGTCACCTGGACGTCATCCTCAGCAACTCTCCCCGGCCGGAAGACGGAGTCAAGGGAGCTTTCATCTATTGGGGGAATCCGGAGGGGTTTGTGGTGACCCAGCGGAGCGAAGTTCCCGGCGGAGGCACCTCCACCGTGGCCGATCTCAACCTGGACGGCAGGCCCGACCTGGTCTTCGGAGGCGGCGAGGGGGTGGGAATCTTCTGGAACGACGGCAGTCGCGAATTTTCCGAGAGCCGCAAGACCCTGATCCCCGACAGCAAGGGAATGCACGGATCCGAGGTGGCCGATGTCAATCGGGACTCTTATCTGGACGTGATCCTGACTCGGGGCGGTTCGCTGGGGAAACGCCAGACCACCGGTTTCGTCTATTGGGGGAATCCCAGCGGGGAATACAAGAGCGAGGATAGGCTCGAGTTCGCCACCGAGGGACTCATCACCCTGACGGTGGGCGACGTGAACCAGGACGGCTGGCTGGATTTCATCTGCCCCAGCTACAACACGGGCTCCAGCCGGGCCACCATGACCAAGATCTACCTGGGGGGACCGGACGGCATCAGCTCCGACCGCATGTTCGAGCTACCCAGCAACGCCGGAACCGGCAGCATGGTGGCCGACTTCAACCGCGACGGCTACGCGGATATCCTCATTATTTGCCACCGGTCCGAGGGCGATCCCAACCGGATCGGATCCTTCGGCGACCACTTGACCGATTCCTATCTCTACTGGGGTAGTCCGGAGGGTTTCCGAGCCGATCATCGCCTGGAGATCCCCGTGCGCGGCCCCCACTTCGATTCGGTGGTGGATCTCGGCAACATCTATGATCGACGCCACGAGTTCACCTATATCTCGTCGGCCTTCAACTATGGCGACCGGAAGCCCGCCGACCTTGCCTGGCGGGGGCAAACGCCCCATGGAAGCAGCCTCCGCTTTCAGATTCGAACCGCCGCGGACGAGCAGGACCTGGAAAAGGCTCGCTGGGAAGGACCTGCCGGCCCCGGGTCCCACTTCGAGCACTCTTCGGCCCTGGCGGACCGTCCCGAGGGCCACGGCTGGATCCAGTACCGGGCCTTCCTGAATACTCCGCACGGCGCGGTCTCGCCCATCCTGGAGGAGGTTGCCCTCACCTTTCGCTAG
- a CDS encoding SDR family NAD(P)-dependent oxidoreductase, with protein MDGLKGKVAIVTGGAKGIGRACTLGLGREGASVVFADIDQAANRELLAMAEEEGLVVQAAAADVADSGEAAQVVDYAAQTFGGVDILVNNVGIQPPSSYVNAVDTPEALWDRIIDVNLKSFFLMSKFAIPQMRLRAGGVIVNMASVQGLQSMKKVPAYAASKGGILSLTRNLALDFAVDNIRVLAICPGGVDTPLQQEAFEASGGDVAELRAKLGAAHPLGRTAGPEEIANVLVFLVSDRASFMTGEYVCVDGGINARGTWDE; from the coding sequence ATGGACGGATTGAAAGGCAAGGTGGCTATCGTGACCGGCGGTGCCAAGGGCATCGGCCGCGCCTGCACGCTGGGGCTGGGTCGGGAGGGAGCCTCGGTCGTGTTTGCCGATATCGATCAGGCGGCCAACCGGGAACTGCTGGCCATGGCCGAGGAAGAGGGGCTGGTGGTCCAGGCGGCGGCGGCAGACGTGGCCGACTCCGGCGAGGCGGCCCAGGTGGTTGACTATGCCGCCCAAACCTTTGGGGGAGTCGACATTCTGGTCAACAACGTCGGAATCCAGCCGCCGAGCTCCTACGTCAATGCCGTGGACACCCCGGAGGCGCTCTGGGATCGGATCATCGACGTCAATCTCAAGAGCTTCTTCCTGATGTCCAAGTTCGCCATTCCGCAAATGAGACTTCGGGCTGGAGGCGTGATCGTCAACATGGCCAGCGTCCAGGGCCTGCAGTCCATGAAGAAGGTCCCGGCCTACGCGGCCAGCAAGGGGGGCATTCTCTCCCTGACCCGCAACCTGGCCCTGGATTTTGCCGTCGACAACATCCGGGTGCTGGCCATCTGTCCCGGCGGCGTCGACACGCCCCTGCAGCAGGAGGCCTTTGAAGCCTCGGGCGGGGACGTGGCTGAGCTGAGAGCCAAGCTGGGCGCGGCCCATCCGCTGGGTCGGACAGCCGGTCCGGAGGAGATCGCCAACGTGCTGGTCTTCCTGGTGAGCGATCGGGCGTCCTTCATGACCGGCGAATACGTGTGCGTCGACGGCGGCATCAACGCCCGCGGCACCTGGGACGAGTGA
- a CDS encoding YceI family protein → MILPAALVVCRVALLAAGLASSGSDPVAQGARYLVDPKQSRVSIHLGTDGLLGRFGHRHLIRAPVASGRVSFDPATPEQNTVQLSFKAVQLQVLDSELAEDQRAEVQRVMQSQQVLHSIRHPLIRFDSRQMEIHEGDFVLRGHLTLRGTTRPLAVRGQLERRPGGMRVKGRARFKQTLFGIQPVSTFAGAIRVKDELEVRFRLVLIPEVDESSGPRGAPGDPALPPGEILQ, encoded by the coding sequence ATGATCCTGCCGGCTGCGTTGGTGGTTTGCCGGGTTGCGTTGCTGGCGGCCGGGTTGGCTTCATCCGGTTCGGACCCGGTTGCTCAGGGTGCCCGCTACCTGGTGGACCCTAAACAAAGCCGGGTTTCCATTCATCTGGGTACTGACGGACTGCTGGGCCGTTTTGGTCACCGACATCTGATCCGTGCTCCGGTGGCCTCGGGGCGGGTCTCTTTCGATCCGGCCACGCCCGAGCAAAACACCGTTCAGCTCAGCTTCAAGGCGGTGCAGCTTCAGGTGCTGGATTCCGAACTGGCCGAGGACCAGCGCGCGGAAGTCCAAAGGGTGATGCAGAGCCAGCAAGTTCTGCATAGCATTCGGCACCCGCTGATCCGGTTCGACTCCCGGCAGATGGAAATTCATGAGGGCGATTTTGTTCTGCGTGGTCACCTGACTCTTCGCGGGACCACCCGTCCTCTCGCCGTTCGCGGCCAACTGGAACGCAGGCCAGGCGGGATGCGTGTAAAGGGCAGGGCTCGCTTCAAGCAGACCTTGTTTGGCATTCAACCGGTGAGTACCTTCGCCGGCGCCATTCGGGTGAAGGATGAATTGGAGGTCCGGTTCCGGCTCGTCCTGATTCCGGAAGTTGACGAGAGTTCCGGCCCGAGAGGGGCGCCGGGGGATCCGGCGCTCCCACCGGGGGAGATCTTACAATGA
- a CDS encoding thioesterase family protein, with translation MANPEQNIRLEQTQVVTEPVCIGFMGPGVQPVLSTPSLIMWLEMASRQAAAPLLQQDEETVGTAMDLKHLAPTPLGMKVTLKTRIVEVAGRRIRFQLEAFDEVEKIAEGWHERARVSVPRFASYLESKRPQKP, from the coding sequence ATGGCAAATCCTGAACAGAATATTCGGTTGGAGCAGACTCAGGTGGTCACCGAGCCGGTGTGCATCGGCTTCATGGGTCCCGGGGTCCAACCCGTGCTCTCGACTCCCTCCCTGATCATGTGGCTGGAGATGGCCTCCCGTCAGGCAGCGGCCCCGTTGCTGCAACAGGATGAAGAAACGGTGGGAACGGCCATGGATCTGAAACACCTGGCCCCCACCCCGTTGGGCATGAAAGTCACCCTGAAGACCCGGATCGTCGAGGTCGCGGGGCGGAGAATCCGGTTTCAGCTTGAAGCCTTCGACGAAGTCGAGAAGATCGCGGAAGGCTGGCACGAACGCGCGCGCGTGTCGGTTCCCCGCTTTGCCTCCTACCTGGAAAGCAAACGCCCCCAAAAACCATGA
- a CDS encoding SMP-30/gluconolactonase/LRE family protein — translation MLRTVQFLILSVAMIHHAGGAVAAGESAYFEYDSLETLFTGGVLTEGAAAAPDGTIYFSDITFTRTAGMQAGHIMKYDPKTGEVSVYRSPSGMSNGIKFDARGNMIVAEGADFGGRRVTRTDMKTGKSVIIGNFYNGRQFNAPNDISIDLKGRIYFSDPRYVGHEPLEQGVMAVYRIDPDGSIHQIITDAGKPNGVCVSPDQKTLYVVSNDNGNFDIFQFSQDVPFHKGRMALLAYDLSAEGTATFRKTLVDYYPQDGPDGLVVDAEGNLYVAVRDQTRPGIYVYSPEGKELDYLRTPDLPTNVGFGRGKEIKTLYITSGDKLQRVRTKKPGYQLPSQ, via the coding sequence ATGCTTCGAACCGTTCAGTTTCTGATTTTGTCGGTGGCGATGATCCATCATGCCGGGGGGGCTGTCGCCGCCGGCGAGTCCGCCTATTTTGAGTACGACAGCCTGGAGACCCTGTTCACCGGCGGGGTCCTTACCGAGGGAGCGGCAGCCGCGCCCGACGGCACCATCTATTTCAGCGACATCACCTTTACCCGCACCGCGGGTATGCAAGCGGGGCACATCATGAAGTACGACCCCAAGACGGGTGAAGTCAGCGTCTATCGATCCCCCAGCGGCATGTCCAACGGCATCAAGTTCGATGCCCGGGGGAACATGATCGTGGCCGAAGGGGCCGACTTCGGGGGGCGGCGTGTCACTCGGACGGACATGAAAACCGGCAAGAGCGTGATCATCGGGAATTTCTATAACGGGCGACAGTTCAATGCCCCCAACGACATCAGCATCGATCTCAAGGGTCGGATCTACTTCTCCGATCCCCGCTATGTCGGCCACGAGCCCCTGGAGCAGGGAGTGATGGCTGTCTACCGGATCGACCCGGACGGATCGATTCATCAGATCATCACCGATGCGGGAAAACCCAATGGAGTCTGCGTCTCGCCTGACCAGAAGACGCTCTACGTGGTGTCCAACGACAACGGCAACTTCGACATCTTCCAATTTTCGCAGGACGTTCCTTTCCACAAGGGAAGAATGGCCCTGTTGGCCTACGACCTGAGTGCCGAGGGAACTGCGACCTTCAGGAAGACGCTGGTGGACTACTATCCGCAGGACGGACCCGACGGACTGGTGGTGGATGCGGAGGGGAACCTCTATGTGGCGGTTCGGGATCAGACTCGTCCCGGCATCTACGTCTACTCTCCCGAGGGCAAGGAACTCGACTATCTTCGTACGCCCGATCTGCCGACCAACGTGGGTTTTGGCCGCGGAAAAGAGATCAAGACGCTCTACATCACTTCGGGGGACAAGCTCCAGCGGGTCAGGACCAAAAAACCGGGATATCAATTACCCTCCCAATAG
- a CDS encoding tetratricopeptide repeat protein: MSLTTRPPRSAALGVVLALCLGGLGMPAFCSATALQKSQKPSKPQLKRRSRLEILQTLVKSRRWDQAERVATRLLAGSPHNPQALFLAGMVQFRQARYDRAIPHLKRAQDLRPEIPGLGKTLAICYFSSRQHRMFESQMEQAFLQTPTDPELSFFWGLHQTSVNDNPQAAVRAFDNALQHRPSYVQALYHRGRAFQKMGRKDRARQDFEASIALIEQTFFRGYSYPYQSMARLLLEDSPKGALRFALKSVEAQPRLKNTHILVGEIHWRLGQFRKAAQAFEDATYLDPEDSRLHYWLHLLYQRLGRKKASKTALVEFHRLNPSGSGISQPATPVATP; the protein is encoded by the coding sequence GTGAGCTTGACCACCCGTCCCCCAAGATCAGCGGCGCTTGGAGTCGTTCTGGCCCTCTGCCTCGGGGGCTTGGGCATGCCGGCTTTCTGCAGTGCGACGGCTCTCCAGAAGTCTCAAAAACCCTCGAAACCCCAACTCAAGCGGCGGTCTCGCCTGGAGATCCTGCAAACGCTCGTCAAGTCGAGGCGTTGGGACCAGGCCGAGAGGGTGGCCACCCGGCTCCTGGCGGGCTCCCCCCACAATCCGCAGGCCTTGTTCCTGGCGGGGATGGTCCAGTTTCGACAGGCCCGCTATGACCGCGCCATTCCCCATCTGAAGAGAGCTCAGGACCTTCGGCCCGAAATTCCAGGTCTGGGCAAGACTCTGGCCATCTGCTACTTCTCGTCCAGGCAGCACCGGATGTTCGAGTCCCAAATGGAGCAGGCCTTCCTCCAGACCCCCACCGATCCCGAGCTTTCATTCTTCTGGGGACTCCACCAGACATCAGTGAACGATAACCCCCAGGCCGCCGTCAGGGCTTTCGACAACGCTCTCCAACACAGACCCAGCTACGTTCAGGCCCTCTACCATCGAGGCCGCGCCTTCCAGAAAATGGGTCGAAAGGACAGGGCTCGCCAAGACTTCGAGGCAAGCATCGCCCTCATCGAGCAAACCTTCTTTCGAGGCTACAGCTATCCCTATCAGAGCATGGCCCGCCTGTTGCTGGAAGACTCGCCCAAGGGGGCCCTTCGCTTTGCCCTGAAATCGGTGGAAGCCCAGCCAAGGCTGAAGAACACCCACATCCTGGTCGGAGAAATCCACTGGCGCCTGGGCCAATTCAGGAAGGCTGCCCAGGCGTTTGAGGACGCCACCTACCTGGACCCGGAGGATTCCCGGCTGCACTACTGGCTACATCTCCTCTACCAGCGGCTGGGAAGAAAGAAAGCCTCGAAAACGGCACTGGTGGAGTTTCACCGGTTGAATCCGTCCGGGAGCGGCATCTCGCAACCCGCCACGCCCGTGGCCACTCCCTGA
- a CDS encoding integrase arm-type DNA-binding domain-containing protein, translated as MTLPRRPPQRKPRSRHPDNALTPLFVRSVSQSGRYCDGQGLYLDVRSSGSRGWIQRLTIRGRRAELGLGGFPLVSLKEAREKALANRKLAREGGDPLSEKRRNESTPTFAEATYQVYNQLRPGWRSPQHAQLWLSSLERYALPRIGGMPVSEVSSADVIGILAPIWHETPPTARKLRQRIRAVMEWAVAMDLRPDNPCDRIGPVLGAQGNGVSHRRALPHREVAAAIETVRASRVRPVVKLAFEFLVLTAARSGEVSGAVWTEMDCDQGVWSIPAPRTKGNREHRVPLCCRALGILEEARAIGRGSPLVFPSRRGKPFATKTLSELLGELKIAAVPHGFRSSFRDWAAEETDHPREVAEAALAHKARSQIEAAYRRSDLFERRRRLMDDWAGYLAGPS; from the coding sequence ATGACGCTTCCCAGACGCCCCCCGCAACGCAAGCCCCGCAGCCGTCATCCCGACAACGCGCTCACGCCCCTCTTTGTCCGCAGCGTGAGCCAGTCCGGACGCTATTGTGACGGCCAAGGGCTCTATCTCGATGTGCGTTCCTCAGGCAGCCGGGGCTGGATTCAGCGCCTCACCATCCGTGGCCGCCGCGCTGAGCTCGGACTGGGCGGATTCCCCCTGGTCTCGCTGAAGGAAGCCCGGGAGAAGGCGCTCGCCAACCGAAAGCTGGCCCGCGAAGGCGGCGATCCCCTCTCGGAGAAGCGGCGCAACGAGTCAACCCCCACCTTCGCCGAGGCGACCTACCAGGTCTACAACCAACTGCGGCCGGGCTGGCGGTCCCCTCAGCATGCTCAGTTGTGGCTGAGCAGCCTGGAGCGCTACGCTCTGCCCCGCATCGGCGGGATGCCGGTTTCCGAGGTAAGCAGTGCCGACGTGATCGGGATTCTGGCTCCGATCTGGCACGAGACGCCGCCCACGGCCCGGAAGCTGCGCCAGCGCATCCGCGCGGTCATGGAGTGGGCGGTGGCGATGGATCTTCGGCCCGACAACCCCTGCGACCGGATCGGCCCGGTGCTGGGAGCGCAGGGCAACGGGGTGAGCCACAGGCGGGCCTTGCCGCATCGGGAGGTGGCCGCGGCGATTGAGACGGTGCGGGCGTCGAGGGTGAGGCCGGTGGTGAAGCTGGCTTTCGAGTTTCTGGTGCTGACGGCGGCACGCTCCGGGGAGGTTAGCGGGGCGGTCTGGACCGAGATGGACTGCGACCAGGGCGTGTGGAGCATCCCGGCCCCGCGCACCAAGGGGAATCGCGAACACCGGGTCCCGCTGTGCTGTCGTGCCCTGGGGATCCTGGAGGAGGCGCGGGCAATCGGTCGCGGCAGTCCGCTGGTGTTTCCGAGCCGGAGGGGCAAGCCGTTCGCGACCAAGACGCTGTCGGAACTGCTCGGGGAGCTGAAGATCGCGGCGGTGCCCCATGGCTTCCGGTCAAGCTTTCGGGACTGGGCGGCCGAGGAGACGGATCATCCTCGCGAAGTGGCGGAGGCTGCGCTGGCGCACAAGGCCCGCAGCCAGATCGAGGCGGCCTACCGCCGCTCGGACCTGTTCGAGCGCCGGCGCCGGCTCATGGATGATTGGGCCGGCTACCTGGCCGGCCCGAGTTGA